The Thermosynechococcus sp. CL-1 genomic interval TCGACTGGCAGGCCATTCGTCAGGAGTTGCTCTCCCAACCCTATGGCGATCGCGAGGCCGCCTATCGGGTGATTCAGCAAGCCCTTGTCCGCCTCAATGATCCCTATACCCGCTTTCTGCCGCCCCAAGCGTACCGTCAACTGCTCCTGCAAACCCAAGGCCAGCAGGTGGATGTGGGTCTCACCCTCGTGGAGTCGGGGGAACTCTTTCGCATTCAGGCAATCCAAGCGGGGTCGGTGGCTGCCAAGGCGAATTTGAAAGTGGGAGATGAAATTCTGGCCATTAACGGTCGGGGGAGCGATCGCCTGACCTTGGAGCGAGCCAATCTGGCGTTGCGAGGGCCAGCGGGGAGTAAGTTGCGCCTACTGGTGCGCCGTGGGGGCAAACCCCAACCCTTTAGTGTCGAACTCACCCGCGCCGGTGAAATTCCGCGTACAGTGAATTTTCAGGTTCTGAATCATCCTCGGGTGGGCTACATTCGCCTCAGTGGTTTTAATAGCCGCTCCCAACAAGAGATGCAAGAGGCGATCCAAATCCTGCAACGAGAGAAAGTTCAAGGCTTCATTCTGGATTTGCGCCACAATTCGGGGGGGCTCCTAGAAGCCGGCATTGAAATTAGCCGCCAATGGCTCGATTCTGGGGTGATTGTGCGCATTCAGCAAAACCAGCGAGAAGAGACGATTCGTGCCCGCCAACGTGCCTTGAGTCAGTTGCCCCTTGTGGTCTTGGTGAATCAGGCCTCCGCCAGTGCCAGTGAAATTTTAGCCGCTGCTTTGCAGGATCAGGGGCGCGCAACCGTGGTGGGGACACCGACTTTTGGTAAGGTGCGGGTTCAAGCGGTTCATGAACTGGGGGATGGCTCTGCCCTCGTGGTAACGGTAGCTCGTTATCTGACGCCAAAGGGTCGCGATATTGCCGCAGGGGGGATCACCCCCGATGTACTGGTGACGGTCGATCCCAGTAGCGATTTGGAATTGCGGCTCAATCCCAACTTGGTGGCACGACCCACGGATCCAATGGTGGCCAAGGCCTTAGAATTATTGAGCACTAAAATCAGTAATGCCCGTCATGTCCAGTGAGGCTCTTGTTGTCCCTTCTGCTCCAGCGATCGCGCCCACGCCCCGTCCCCTGCGGTTAGGCGTTTTAGCTTCTGGCAATGGCTCCAACTTTGCCGCTCTCGCCGAAGCGATCGCCCAGGGCGAACTGGCTGCCCAGATTCAAGTTCTGATTTACAACAATCCCGATGCCTTTGTCGCAGAGCGGTCAAAACAGTGGCAGATTCCCAGTGTCCTCCTCAACCATCGCCACTACCCCAACCGCGAAAGTCTGGATGCGGCCATTGTCGAAACCCTCAAAGCCTATGGGGTCGAGTGGGTAGTGATGGCGGGCTGGATGCGGATTGTGACGCCTGTCCTCCTCAATGCCTACCCCCAGCGGGTAATTAACCTGCATCCCAGTTTGCTCCCCAGTTTTCGGGGATTGCATGCCGTTGAGCAGGCCTTGGCAGCAGGTGTGAAAATTACTGGGTGTACCGTCCATCTGGTGGAAGAGGAAGTGGATAGTGGCCCAATTTTAGTCCAAGCAGCAGTGCCCGTTCTCCCCGATGATACGCCCGCAACCCTCCATGCCCGCATTCAAGTCCAAGAACACCGCATTCTCAAGCAGGCGATCGCCGACATTGCCGCACGGCAATCACAAGCTTCCTGCTGATCCTTGGCTAATAGAAGGATCTCTCAGGGCGAGGGTCCGCCCTCTTTTCTGATTGGCTTGGGAATTGCGTCAGCATCCTTTTCTCAGTGGAGAGCATTGATTCGGGTTAGGATTGGGGATGTATCCGTGAGCAATTGTTAATCCAGTCATGACGCAGGCATACACCCCTGAAGATGTTTGGCGGTTATTGGGGGAGCTATTAGAGGCTCAGAAGGAAACCGAACGCCGCTTTCAAGAAACAGAGCGCCGCTTCCAAGAAACGGATCGGCGATTTCAAGAGACTGACCGACGGTTCCAAGAAACGGAACGCTTGCTGCGCGAAGAAGCGCGCCAACTCAACCAGCAACTGGGGAAACTGGGCAATCGCCTTGGGGAATTTGTGGAATGGCAGGTGCGCCCCGCCGTGCTGCGCTTATTTCAGAGTCGCGGCATTGCCGTCTCTCAGCTTTACAGCGATGTCATTCTCCAAGATGGCAATGAGAGTTTAGAAATTGATCTGCTAGTCGTCAATACCAATCAAGCGGTTCTCGTCGAGGTGAAAACCAAACTGAGCCAAGGGGATGTGGATGAGCACTTAGAGCGGATCGCGAAATTTCGTCGTTTGGCACACCAGTATCGGGACACCCAGCTCTTGGGCGCCGTAGCAGGAATGATCGTACCCCCTGAAGTAGCTCGCTATGCCTATCGGCAGGGTTTGTTTGTGTTTGCGCAGTCCGGAGATGGGGGGGCGATTCTCAATGATGCGCAGTTTCAGCCCCGGATATGGTAGGTGACTCTAATCGCTCTAATTCAATTCTCAAGCGTCCTAAGGATGATTCTGGAGCCAGTGTTTGAGGGCAGCAACAAGGCGATCGCACTCCTGCGGCAGCGTAAAGTAATGCACGCAGGCTCGCACCGAGGCAGGATAGAGCAATTCCCGCACCAAGATATTCTCTGCCTCAAGGTCTTGCACCAATTGGCGATGCTGACCATTAGCTAACTGAAAGGCCACCAAGCCCGACGGCGGCGGCACGGGACTCAAGCAGGTCAAACCCATTATGCCCTGTAACTGTTGCCAAAGATAATGACTCAGCCCACAAATGCGCTCATATCGCGCTTGGGCAGTCCCCCATTGATCATGCACCCGCAGGGCAGTGGTTAACCCCGGTACCAAGGAAAAGGCGGTTGTGGCCACTTCAAAGCGACTGGCATCCTCCTTCCAGCCTGCCGGTTGGGCATCACGGGTTTGATGAATGCCGCGCCAACCAATGAAGGTGGGTTCCAACGTCGGCAGGCGATCGCGCCGAATGTACAGCCCGCCGAGACCCGCAGGGCCACAGCACCACTTGTGTCCCGTAAAGGCATAGTAGTCCACCCCCAAGGCAGGTAAATTCAGGGGCACCATACCCACACTTTGGGCACCATCCGCCAAGACTTGGATGCCGCGACGGTGGCAAAGGTCAACAATTTTCTCCAACGGCAAAAGTTTCCCGGTATTCCACAGCAAATGACTGAGGACGACCAAGCGTGTGCGGGGATGGAGTCGGGCTTCAATGGCGGCCACCTCATCCTCACACCAGGGCCAAAAGGCCACCCGATCCACCACCACTCCCAACCGCCGCGCCAATTGTTCGGTAATCGCCACGACCCCCGGATGCTCACAGTTAGAAATCAGCAGGCGATCGCCCGCTTGCCAGTTGATCCCCCAGAGAACGATATTGCAGCCAGTGGTTACAGAATCCGTGAGGGCAATGGTCTCGGCGCTCGTCCCCAAAAGCTGTGCCAGTTCTTGCCGCAGGGTTTGCAGTTGTTGGCTCAGCCAGGGAAAGACGCGATTGGCAAAGGGGCCTTCCTCTTGAATGTGGCGATCGCTCTGGATGATGGCCTGCCATGTGTCTTGGTGCAGCGGCCCTTGTCCCCCATAGTTGAGGTAGATCTTATTCAGTAGGGCGGGGTAGGTGTCGTGGTAGGCGCGCAGTGTCTCTAGGTTCATCGATAGTTATTGCAGAACGATAGATAGATGCTACCGCAAAGGATTTAAGATAAAGATCTGTAGCAAGTCCCCTTTTCATTCCCCCACTCAAGGGGCGGCACTTGCAAGCACGGCTCGGTAAATTAATCCTGTCAATTAAGTCATGACAAAGGCATACACTCCTGATGACGTTTGGCGATTACTAGGGGAGCTGTTAGAAGCTCAAAAGGAAACCGAACGCCATTTCCAAGAAACAGAGCGCCGCTTCCAAGAAACAGAGCGCCGCTTCCAAGAAACAGAGCGCCGCTTTCAAGAAACGGATCGGCGATTTCAGGAGACGGATCGGCGATTTCAGGAGACGGATCGGCGATTTCAAGAGACGGATCGGCGATTTCAAGAAACGGAACGCTTGTTGCGGGAAGAAGCGCGCCAACTCAATCAGCAACTGGGGAAACTGGGCAATCGCCTTGGGGAATTTGTGGAATGGCAGGTGCGCCCCGCCGTGCTGCGCCTATTTCAGAGTCGCGGCATTGCCGTCTCTCAGCTTTACAGCGATGTCATTCTCCAAGATGGCAATGAGAGTTTAGAAATTGATCTGCTAGTCGTCAATACCAATCAAGCGGTTCTCGTCGAGGTGAAAACCAAACTGAGCCAAGGGGATGTGGATGAGCATTTAGAGCGGATCGCGAAATTTCGTCGTTTGGCACACCAGTATCGAGACACCCAGCTCTTGGGAGCGGTGGCAGGGATGATCGTGCCCCCTGAGGTGGCTCGCTATGCCTATCGGCAGGGCTTGTTTGTGTTGGCGCAGTCGGGAGATGGGGTGGCGATTCTCAACGATGCGCAGTTTCAGCCCCGCACATGGTAGCCCGTGCCCAAGAATTTGAGCAGACAACTTTTCAGCCTCCGTTATAGCTGTGGATCAGCGGGTGCCAGTGTTGCTTTTGCCGCTTGCGAACGGGCATCGAGCCATTGTTGCAAAATGAGGGCAGCAGCAATTTGATCCACTAAGTCCTTGTGGTGACGGGGCGATCGCCGCCGCTGTTTGAGAATCTCTTCCGCCTGAAATGAGGTGAGTCGCTCATCCATATATTCTACGGGCAAGTTCAAGGCCGCGCCAATTTTTTCCGCTAGATGTTGCACCTGCCGGGCTTGGGAACCCAGTTGACCATCGAGGGTGTAGGGCAAGCCCACAATTAATTTCTCCACCCCTCGCTCTTGGCAAATCTGGCGAAGCTGCGCCACATCACTGGCAAAATTCCGCCGCTGGATAGTTGTAATGCCCGTGGCCAACTGCCCTAGGCGATCGCACCCTGCCACACCAATGCGCTTGCGCCCCAGATCCAAACCTAGAACGGAAATCATCCTTGAGTGAATAAGAACAGTTCTCCTACAATTAAATCCATTGCCAAGATGCGTTTTTTCCCTAGCTGAAAACGATCATACCCCGCTGTACCCACCCATGACTGACGCGACCCCCGACTACAAAGACACCGTCAACCTGCCCCAAACCACCTTTGAAATGCGGGCAAATGCAGCCACACGGGAACCCCAATTACAGGCCTTTTGGGCACAGCACCAAATTTATGAAACGCTGCAGCAAACCAATCCGGGTGAGGTCTTTATTCTCCACGATGGCCCCCCCTACGCCAATGGCGCTCTCCACATTGGCCATGCCCTGAATAAAATCCTCAAGGACATCATCAACAAGTATCAACTGCTGCGGGGCCGCAAGGTACACTACCGCCCCGGTTGGGACTGCCACGGCCTGCCCATTGAACTCAAGGTACTGCAAAACCTGAAACCCGAACAGCGTGCCCAGCTTACCCCCCTCACCCTCCGCCAACAGGCCAAGGAATTTGCCCTCAAAACCGTGGCCGAGCAAAAGCAGAGTTTCCAACGCTATGGGGTTTGGGGCGACTGGGCGCACCCCTATCTGACGCTTACCCCCGACTATGAGGCAGCACAAATCGGTGTCTTTGGCGAAATGGTGCTGCGGGGCTACATCTATCGCGGTCTGAAACCGGTGCACTGGAGTCCCAGTTCTAAAACCGCCCTCGCCGAAGCCGAACTAGAATATCCCGAAGGCCACACCTCCCGCAGTCTCTATGCCGCTTTTGAAGTCATCGAGTTGCCCGCAGGCTTAGCCAAGTCTTGGTACAAAGCCCTAGGCAAATTGGGGGTTGCTATCTGGACAACGACCCCTTGGACGATTCCCGCCAACTTGGCCGTCAGTGTCAATCCCGATCTCACCTATGCCCTTGTTGAAGTCAAACCCAGTGCCCGCTACAAATATTTGATTGTGGCCAAGGATCTGGTGGAGCGCCTCAGCCAAACCCTCGGTTGTACGCTCAAGGTGGTTGCCACCGCCAAAGGGGCTGACTTGGAAAATGTGCGCTATCGCCACCCCCTCTTTGAGCGCGAGAGCAAAATTGTCATTGGCGGTGATTATGTCACGACCGACTCCGGGACGGGACTGGTGCACACCGCCCCCGGTCATGGCTTAGAAGACTATGCGGTGGGTCAGCGCTATGGCTTGCCAATCCTGTCGCCCGTGGATGAGAATGGTTGTTTTACGGCGGAAGCGGGGGCATTTGCGGGTCTCAATGTCCTCAAGGAAGGGAATGAGGCGGTGATTGCGGCACTGCAAGCGTGTGGTGCCCTCCTCAAGGAAGAAC includes:
- a CDS encoding S41 family peptidase: MKYWAILGVGVALLGMPSALGGTSTLKDAPKALVDEAWQIIYRSYLDRSFNRLDWQAIRQELLSQPYGDREAAYRVIQQALVRLNDPYTRFLPPQAYRQLLLQTQGQQVDVGLTLVESGELFRIQAIQAGSVAAKANLKVGDEILAINGRGSDRLTLERANLALRGPAGSKLRLLVRRGGKPQPFSVELTRAGEIPRTVNFQVLNHPRVGYIRLSGFNSRSQQEMQEAIQILQREKVQGFILDLRHNSGGLLEAGIEISRQWLDSGVIVRIQQNQREETIRARQRALSQLPLVVLVNQASASASEILAAALQDQGRATVVGTPTFGKVRVQAVHELGDGSALVVTVARYLTPKGRDIAAGGITPDVLVTVDPSSDLELRLNPNLVARPTDPMVAKALELLSTKISNARHVQ
- the purN gene encoding phosphoribosylglycinamide formyltransferase: MPVMSSEALVVPSAPAIAPTPRPLRLGVLASGNGSNFAALAEAIAQGELAAQIQVLIYNNPDAFVAERSKQWQIPSVLLNHRHYPNRESLDAAIVETLKAYGVEWVVMAGWMRIVTPVLLNAYPQRVINLHPSLLPSFRGLHAVEQALAAGVKITGCTVHLVEEEVDSGPILVQAAVPVLPDDTPATLHARIQVQEHRILKQAIADIAARQSQASC
- a CDS encoding aminotransferase class V-fold PLP-dependent enzyme, with protein sequence MNLETLRAYHDTYPALLNKIYLNYGGQGPLHQDTWQAIIQSDRHIQEEGPFANRVFPWLSQQLQTLRQELAQLLGTSAETIALTDSVTTGCNIVLWGINWQAGDRLLISNCEHPGVVAITEQLARRLGVVVDRVAFWPWCEDEVAAIEARLHPRTRLVVLSHLLWNTGKLLPLEKIVDLCHRRGIQVLADGAQSVGMVPLNLPALGVDYYAFTGHKWCCGPAGLGGLYIRRDRLPTLEPTFIGWRGIHQTRDAQPAGWKEDASRFEVATTAFSLVPGLTTALRVHDQWGTAQARYERICGLSHYLWQQLQGIMGLTCLSPVPPPSGLVAFQLANGQHRQLVQDLEAENILVRELLYPASVRACVHYFTLPQECDRLVAALKHWLQNHP
- the ruvX gene encoding Holliday junction resolvase RuvX, translated to MISVLGLDLGRKRIGVAGCDRLGQLATGITTIQRRNFASDVAQLRQICQERGVEKLIVGLPYTLDGQLGSQARQVQHLAEKIGAALNLPVEYMDERLTSFQAEEILKQRRRSPRHHKDLVDQIAAALILQQWLDARSQAAKATLAPADPQL